In Burkholderia savannae, one genomic interval encodes:
- a CDS encoding acyl-CoA dehydrogenase C-terminal domain-containing protein, giving the protein MGQYAAPLRDMQFVLHELLNVEAEVKQMPKHADLDADTINQVLEEAGKFCSEVLFPLNQVGDREGCTYVGDGVVKTPTGFKEAYQQYVEAGWPALGCDPDYGGQGLPAFVNNALYEMLNSSNQAWTMYPGLSHGAYECLHAHGAPELQKLYLPKLVSGEWTGTMCLTEPHCGTDLGILRTKAEPNGDGTYSITGTKIFISSGEHDLSKNIVHLVLARLPDAPNGTKGISLFIVPKFVPEASGEPGERNGVKCGSIEHKMGIHGNSTCVMNLDNAKGWMIGEPNKGLNAMFVMMNAARLGVGMQGLGLTEVAYQNSLTYAKERLQMRSLTGPKAPDKPADPIIVHPDVRRMLLTQKAYAEGARAFTYWSALQIDKVLSHGDEAVRKEAEDLVALLTPIIKAFLTDNAFECTNHAMQIYGGHGFISEWGMEQYVRDARINMIYEGTNSVQALDLLGRKVLGDMGAKLKKFGKIVAEFVEAEGVKPEMSEFVTPLADIGEKVQKLTMEVGMKAMQNPDEVGAAAVPYLRTVGHLVFSYFWARMARIALDKEASGDPFYKSKLATARFYFARLLPETAASIRLARAGAKTMMEVDEALF; this is encoded by the coding sequence ATGGGACAGTACGCCGCGCCGTTGCGCGACATGCAATTCGTGTTGCACGAGCTTCTGAACGTCGAAGCCGAGGTCAAGCAGATGCCCAAGCATGCTGATCTCGACGCCGATACGATCAACCAGGTGCTCGAGGAGGCGGGCAAGTTCTGCTCGGAGGTGCTCTTCCCGCTCAACCAGGTCGGCGACCGCGAGGGCTGCACGTATGTCGGCGACGGCGTCGTGAAAACGCCGACGGGCTTCAAGGAAGCGTATCAGCAGTACGTCGAGGCCGGTTGGCCCGCGCTCGGCTGCGATCCCGATTACGGCGGCCAGGGCCTGCCCGCGTTCGTCAACAACGCGCTGTATGAAATGCTGAATTCGTCGAACCAGGCATGGACGATGTATCCGGGCCTGTCGCACGGCGCGTACGAATGTCTGCACGCGCACGGCGCGCCGGAGCTGCAAAAACTCTATCTGCCGAAGCTCGTGTCGGGCGAATGGACGGGCACGATGTGCCTGACCGAGCCGCACTGCGGCACCGACCTCGGCATCCTGCGCACGAAGGCCGAGCCGAACGGCGACGGCACGTATTCGATCACCGGCACCAAGATCTTCATCTCGAGCGGCGAACACGACCTCTCGAAGAACATCGTTCACCTCGTGCTCGCGCGCCTGCCGGACGCGCCGAATGGCACGAAGGGCATCTCCCTGTTCATCGTGCCGAAGTTCGTCCCCGAGGCGTCGGGCGAGCCGGGCGAGCGCAACGGCGTCAAGTGCGGCTCGATCGAGCACAAGATGGGCATCCACGGCAACTCGACGTGCGTGATGAACCTCGACAACGCGAAGGGCTGGATGATCGGCGAGCCGAACAAGGGCTTGAACGCGATGTTCGTGATGATGAACGCCGCGCGTCTCGGCGTCGGCATGCAGGGCCTCGGCCTCACGGAAGTCGCGTACCAGAACTCGCTCACGTACGCGAAGGAGCGCCTGCAGATGCGCTCGCTGACGGGCCCGAAGGCGCCGGACAAGCCGGCCGATCCGATCATCGTTCACCCGGACGTGCGCCGCATGCTGCTCACGCAGAAGGCGTACGCGGAAGGCGCGCGCGCATTCACGTACTGGTCGGCGCTGCAGATCGACAAGGTGCTGTCGCACGGGGATGAGGCGGTGCGCAAGGAGGCGGAGGATCTCGTCGCGCTGCTCACGCCGATCATCAAGGCGTTCCTGACCGACAACGCGTTCGAGTGCACGAACCACGCGATGCAGATCTACGGCGGCCACGGCTTCATCTCCGAATGGGGCATGGAGCAGTACGTGCGCGACGCGCGGATCAACATGATCTACGAAGGCACCAACTCGGTTCAGGCGCTCGACCTGCTCGGCCGCAAGGTGCTGGGCGACATGGGTGCGAAGCTGAAGAAGTTCGGCAAGATCGTCGCCGAGTTCGTCGAGGCGGAAGGCGTGAAGCCCGAAATGTCCGAATTCGTCACGCCGCTCGCCGACATCGGCGAGAAGGTGCAGAAGCTGACAATGGAAGTCGGCATGAAGGCGATGCAGAACCCGGACGAAGTGGGCGCGGCTGCCGTGCCGTACCTGCGCACCGTCGGTCATCTGGTGTTCTCGTACTTCTGGGCGCGGATGGCGCGCATCGCGCTCGACAAGGAAGCGTCGGGCGATCCGTTCTACAAGTCGAAGCTCGCGACCGCGCGCTTCTACTTCGCGCGCCTGCTGCCGGAAACGGCGGCGTCGATCCGTCTCGCGCGCGCCGGCGCGAAGACGATGATGGAAGTCGACGAAGCGCTGTTCTAA
- a CDS encoding TetR/AcrR family transcriptional regulator: MRKGEQTRAAILEAALDLASRDGLEGLTIGLLAERMQMSKSGVFAHFGSRDDLQVEVVREYHHRFENEVFFPSLREPRGLPRLRAMLARWIEKRIQEVTTGCIYISGAVEYDDRPDSAVREQLIASVKAWRAALLRAISQAKEEGHLRADTDPNLMLFELYSFTLGLHHDARFLHQPDAVRLTWAALEKTIVSYQSESR, from the coding sequence ATGCGAAAAGGCGAACAGACGCGTGCCGCGATACTCGAAGCAGCATTGGACCTTGCCAGCCGTGACGGGCTCGAGGGCCTGACGATCGGCCTGCTGGCCGAGCGCATGCAGATGAGCAAGAGCGGCGTGTTCGCGCACTTCGGATCGCGCGACGACTTGCAGGTCGAGGTCGTGCGCGAGTACCACCATCGTTTCGAGAACGAGGTGTTCTTTCCGAGCCTGCGCGAGCCGCGCGGTTTGCCGCGCTTGCGGGCGATGCTCGCGCGCTGGATCGAGAAGCGCATCCAGGAAGTGACGACGGGGTGCATCTACATCAGCGGCGCCGTCGAATATGACGATCGCCCGGACAGCGCGGTGCGCGAGCAGTTGATCGCGAGCGTGAAAGCGTGGCGCGCCGCGCTGCTGCGCGCGATTTCGCAGGCGAAGGAAGAGGGGCATCTGCGTGCGGACACAGATCCGAACCTGATGCTCTTCGAGTTGTACAGCTTCACGCTCGGTCTGCATCACGACGCACGCTTCCTGCATCAGCCGGACGCCGTGCGCCTCACGTGGGCCGCGCTTGAAAAGACGATTGTTTCGTACCAGAGCGAGAGCCGTTAG
- the aspS gene encoding aspartate--tRNA ligase has protein sequence MSMRTEYCGLVTEHLLGQTVSLCGWVQRRRDHGGVIFIDLRDREGLVQVVCDPDRAEMFTAAEGVRNEFCIQVKGLVRSRPEGTVNAGLKSGKIEVLCHELNVLNASVTPPFQLDDDNLSETTRLTHRVLDLRRPQMQHNLRLRYRVAIEARKYLDEQGFIDIETPMLTKSTPEGARDYLVPSRVNAGQFFALPQSPQLFKQLLMVANFDRYYQITKCFRDEDLRADRQPEFTQIDCETSFLGEQEIRDLFEDMIRHIFKTTIDVELDAKFPVMPYSEAMARFGSDKPDLRVKLEFTELTDAMKDVDFKVFSTPANTKDGRVAALRVPKGGELTRGDIDGYTEFVRIYGAKGLAWIKVNERAKGRDGLQSPIVKNLHDASIAAILERTGAQDGDIIFFAADRAKVVNDSLGALRLKIGHSEFGKASGLVESGWKPLWVVDFPMFEYDDEDARYVAAHHPFTSPKDEHLEYLETDPGRCLAKAYDMVLNGWEIGGGSVRIHREDVQSKVFRALKIGPEEAQAKFGFLLDALQYGAPPHGGIAFGLDRIVTMMAGADSIRDVIAFPKTQRAQCLLTQAPSPVDERQLRELHIRLRQPEQPKA, from the coding sequence ATGTCGATGCGAACTGAATACTGCGGTCTCGTGACCGAACACCTGCTGGGCCAGACGGTGTCGCTGTGCGGCTGGGTCCAACGTCGCCGCGATCACGGCGGCGTGATCTTCATCGACCTGCGCGATCGCGAAGGGCTCGTGCAGGTGGTGTGCGATCCGGATCGCGCCGAAATGTTCACGGCCGCCGAAGGCGTGCGCAACGAGTTCTGCATCCAGGTGAAGGGCCTCGTGCGCAGCCGTCCGGAAGGCACGGTCAACGCCGGCCTGAAGAGCGGCAAGATCGAAGTGCTGTGCCACGAGCTGAACGTGCTGAACGCGTCGGTCACGCCGCCGTTCCAGCTCGACGACGACAACCTGTCGGAGACGACGCGCCTCACGCACCGCGTGCTCGATCTGCGCCGTCCGCAAATGCAGCACAACCTGCGCCTGCGCTACCGCGTCGCGATCGAGGCGCGCAAGTACCTCGACGAACAGGGTTTCATCGACATCGAAACGCCGATGCTGACGAAGAGCACGCCGGAAGGCGCGCGCGACTACCTCGTGCCGTCGCGCGTGAACGCGGGCCAGTTCTTCGCGCTGCCGCAGTCGCCGCAGCTCTTCAAGCAGCTCTTGATGGTCGCGAACTTCGATCGCTACTACCAGATCACGAAGTGCTTCCGCGACGAGGATCTGCGCGCCGACCGCCAGCCGGAATTCACGCAGATCGACTGCGAGACGTCGTTCCTCGGCGAGCAGGAAATCCGCGACCTGTTCGAGGACATGATCCGTCACATCTTCAAGACGACGATCGACGTCGAGCTCGACGCGAAATTCCCGGTGATGCCGTATTCCGAGGCGATGGCGCGCTTCGGCTCGGACAAGCCGGACCTGCGCGTGAAGCTCGAATTCACCGAGCTCACCGACGCGATGAAGGACGTCGACTTCAAGGTGTTCAGCACGCCCGCGAACACGAAGGACGGCCGCGTCGCGGCGCTGCGCGTGCCGAAGGGCGGCGAGCTCACGCGCGGCGACATCGACGGCTACACGGAATTCGTGCGCATCTACGGCGCGAAGGGTCTCGCGTGGATCAAGGTCAACGAGCGCGCGAAGGGCCGCGACGGCCTGCAAAGCCCGATCGTCAAGAACCTGCACGACGCGTCGATCGCGGCGATCCTCGAGCGCACGGGCGCGCAAGACGGCGACATCATCTTCTTCGCGGCCGACCGCGCGAAGGTCGTCAACGACAGCCTCGGCGCGCTGCGCCTGAAGATCGGCCACTCGGAGTTCGGCAAGGCGAGCGGCCTCGTCGAGTCGGGCTGGAAGCCGCTGTGGGTCGTCGATTTCCCGATGTTCGAATACGACGACGAGGACGCGCGCTATGTCGCCGCGCACCATCCGTTCACGAGCCCGAAGGACGAGCATCTCGAATACCTCGAGACCGACCCGGGCCGCTGCCTCGCGAAGGCGTACGACATGGTGCTGAACGGCTGGGAAATCGGCGGCGGCTCGGTGCGTATCCACCGCGAGGACGTGCAGAGCAAGGTGTTCCGCGCGCTGAAGATCGGGCCGGAAGAGGCGCAGGCGAAGTTCGGCTTCCTGCTCGACGCGCTGCAGTACGGCGCGCCGCCGCACGGCGGGATCGCGTTCGGCCTCGACCGCATCGTCACGATGATGGCGGGCGCCGATTCGATCCGCGACGTGATCGCGTTCCCGAAGACGCAGCGCGCGCAGTGTCTGCTCACGCAGGCGCCGAGCCCCGTCGACGAGCGCCAGCTGCGCGAGCTGCACATCCGCCTGCGCCAGCCGGAGCAGCCGAAGGCGTAA
- a CDS encoding 3-hydroxyacyl-CoA dehydrogenase/enoyl-CoA hydratase family protein, whose translation MSNFNIRKVAVLGAGVMGAQIAAHLVNACVPVLLFDLPAKEGPKNGIALKAIENLKKLSPAPFGVKDDAKYLEPANYEDDIAKLADCDLVIEAIAERMDWKHDLYKKVAPHIASHAIFATNTSGLSITTLSDGFADELKARFCGVHFFNPPRYMHLVELIPTTHTRGEILDQLETFLTSVVGKGVVRAKDTPNFIANRVGIFSILAVITEAEKFGLRFDEVDDLTGSRLGRAKSATFRTADVVGLDTMAHVIKTMQDNLADDPFFPVYKTPAVLAKLVEQGALGQKTGGGFYKKEGKAIKVLDAKTLSYVDSGAKADETVGRILKRPPAERLKLLRETQHPHAQFLWSIFRDVFHYIAFHLESIADNARDVDLAIRWGFGWNEGPFEGWQAAGWRQVAEWVQEDIAAGKALAGVPLPAWVLEGVVADQGGVHTAEGSWSPATKRFAPRSNLAVYGNQVFRAPLLGEAGRDPKTFGKTLFETDSVRAWVDDRAGEDDVVIVSFKSKMNTIGPGVIDGLAQAIDLAEKDYKAVVIWQPTSLKLGNPGGPFSAGANLEEAMPAFMMGGAAGIEPFVKKFQEGMLRVKYAHVPVVAAVSGLALGGGCELMLHSAKRVVHVESYIGLVEVGVGLVPAGGGLKEAALRGAEAATAAGMTSELLKFLTKSFENAAMAKVSMSAHEARAMGYVKPSDTIVFNVFELLDVAKKEARGLAAAGYRAPLKAKEIPVAGRSAIATIKAQLVNMRDGRFISDHDFLIASRIAEAVCGGDVEAGSTVDEEWLLALERRAFVELLGTQKTQERIMGMLQTGKPVRN comes from the coding sequence GTGAGCAATTTCAACATTCGCAAGGTCGCCGTGCTGGGCGCCGGCGTGATGGGCGCGCAGATCGCCGCGCATCTCGTCAACGCGTGCGTGCCGGTGCTGCTGTTCGATCTGCCCGCCAAGGAAGGCCCGAAGAACGGCATCGCGCTGAAGGCGATCGAGAACCTGAAGAAGCTGTCGCCCGCGCCGTTCGGCGTGAAGGACGACGCGAAATATCTCGAACCCGCGAACTACGAAGACGACATCGCGAAGCTCGCCGACTGCGACCTCGTGATCGAGGCGATCGCCGAGCGGATGGACTGGAAGCACGACCTGTACAAGAAGGTCGCGCCGCACATCGCTTCGCACGCGATCTTCGCGACCAACACGTCGGGCCTGTCCATCACGACGCTGTCCGACGGCTTCGCCGACGAGCTGAAGGCGCGCTTCTGCGGCGTGCATTTCTTCAACCCGCCGCGCTACATGCACCTCGTCGAGCTGATCCCGACCACGCACACGCGCGGCGAAATCCTCGACCAGCTCGAAACGTTCCTGACGAGCGTCGTCGGCAAGGGCGTCGTGCGCGCGAAGGACACGCCGAACTTCATCGCGAACCGCGTCGGCATCTTCTCGATCCTCGCCGTGATCACCGAAGCCGAGAAGTTCGGCCTGCGCTTCGACGAAGTCGACGATCTGACCGGCAGCCGTCTCGGCCGCGCGAAGTCGGCGACGTTCCGCACGGCGGACGTGGTCGGCCTCGACACGATGGCGCACGTGATCAAGACGATGCAGGACAACCTCGCCGACGATCCGTTCTTCCCGGTCTACAAGACGCCCGCCGTGCTCGCGAAGCTCGTCGAGCAGGGCGCGCTCGGCCAGAAGACGGGCGGCGGCTTCTACAAGAAGGAAGGCAAGGCGATCAAGGTGCTCGACGCGAAGACGCTTTCGTACGTCGATTCCGGCGCGAAGGCGGACGAGACCGTCGGCCGCATCCTGAAGCGCCCGCCCGCGGAGCGCCTGAAGCTCCTGCGCGAGACGCAGCATCCGCACGCGCAGTTCCTGTGGTCCATTTTCCGTGACGTGTTCCACTACATCGCGTTCCACCTCGAGTCGATCGCCGACAACGCGCGCGACGTCGACCTCGCGATCCGCTGGGGCTTCGGCTGGAACGAAGGCCCGTTCGAAGGCTGGCAGGCCGCGGGCTGGAGGCAGGTTGCCGAGTGGGTGCAGGAAGACATCGCGGCCGGCAAGGCGCTCGCCGGCGTGCCGCTGCCCGCGTGGGTGCTCGAAGGCGTCGTCGCCGACCAGGGCGGCGTGCACACGGCCGAAGGCTCGTGGTCGCCCGCGACGAAGCGCTTCGCGCCGCGCTCGAATCTCGCTGTCTACGGCAATCAGGTGTTCCGCGCGCCGCTGCTCGGCGAAGCGGGCCGCGATCCGAAGACGTTCGGCAAGACGCTGTTCGAAACCGACTCGGTGCGTGCGTGGGTGGACGACCGCGCGGGCGAGGACGACGTCGTGATCGTGTCGTTCAAGTCGAAGATGAACACGATCGGCCCGGGCGTGATCGACGGCCTCGCGCAGGCGATCGATCTCGCCGAGAAGGATTACAAGGCGGTCGTGATCTGGCAGCCGACGTCGCTCAAGCTCGGCAATCCGGGCGGCCCGTTCTCCGCCGGCGCGAACCTCGAAGAGGCGATGCCCGCGTTCATGATGGGCGGCGCTGCGGGCATCGAGCCGTTCGTGAAGAAGTTCCAGGAAGGCATGCTGCGCGTGAAGTACGCGCACGTGCCGGTGGTCGCGGCGGTGTCGGGCCTGGCGCTCGGCGGCGGCTGCGAGCTGATGCTGCATAGCGCGAAGCGCGTCGTGCACGTCGAGAGCTACATCGGGCTCGTCGAAGTGGGCGTCGGCCTCGTGCCGGCGGGCGGCGGCCTGAAGGAAGCGGCGCTGCGCGGCGCGGAAGCGGCGACGGCCGCGGGCATGACGAGCGAGCTGCTCAAGTTCCTGACGAAGTCGTTCGAGAACGCGGCGATGGCGAAGGTGTCGATGTCCGCGCACGAAGCGCGCGCGATGGGCTACGTGAAGCCGTCCGACACGATCGTGTTCAACGTGTTCGAACTGCTCGACGTCGCGAAGAAGGAAGCGCGCGGCCTCGCGGCGGCGGGCTACCGCGCGCCGCTGAAGGCGAAGGAAATCCCGGTGGCCGGCCGCTCGGCGATCGCCACCATCAAGGCCCAGCTCGTCAACATGCGCGACGGCCGCTTCATCAGCGATCACGACTTCCTGATCGCGAGCCGCATCGCCGAGGCGGTGTGCGGCGGCGACGTCGAGGCCGGCAGCACGGTCGACGAGGAATGGCTGCTCGCGCTGGAGCGCCGTGCGTTCGTCGAGCTGCTCGGTACGCAGAAGACGCAGGAGCGGATCATGGGCATGTTGCAGACCGGCAAGCCGGTTCGCAACTGA
- a CDS encoding acetyl-CoA C-acyltransferase: MSKQLQDAYIVAASRTPIGKAPRGAFKNTRPDELLVHAIKSAIAQVPEFDTKLIEDAIVGCAIPEAEQGLNVARMGALLAGLPNTVGGVTVNRFCASGVTALAMAADRIRVGESDAILAAGVESMSMVPMMGNKPSMSPHIFDRNEDVGIAYGMGLTAERVAEQWKVSREDQDAFSVESHRKALAAQQAGEFKDEIAPYTIIERFPNLATGAIDTNTRVIALDEGPRADTSLEGLAKLKTVFANKGSVTAGNSSQTSDGSGALLVVSEKVLKQFNLTPLARFVSFAVRGVPPEIMGIGPKEAIPAALKAAGLKQDDIDWIELNEAFAAQSLAVIRDLGLDPSKVNPVGGAIALGHPLGATGAIRAATVVHGLRRRNLKYGMVTMCVGTGMGAAGIIERL; the protein is encoded by the coding sequence ATGAGCAAACAGTTGCAAGACGCATACATCGTCGCCGCAAGCCGCACGCCGATCGGCAAGGCGCCCCGCGGTGCATTCAAGAACACGCGCCCGGACGAGCTGCTCGTCCACGCGATCAAGTCGGCGATCGCGCAGGTGCCGGAGTTCGACACGAAGCTGATCGAAGACGCGATCGTCGGCTGCGCGATTCCCGAGGCCGAGCAGGGCCTGAACGTCGCGCGGATGGGCGCGCTGCTCGCGGGCCTGCCGAACACGGTCGGCGGCGTGACGGTGAACCGCTTCTGCGCGTCGGGCGTCACCGCGCTCGCGATGGCGGCGGACCGCATTCGCGTCGGCGAATCGGACGCGATCCTCGCGGCCGGCGTCGAATCGATGAGCATGGTGCCGATGATGGGCAACAAGCCGTCGATGTCGCCGCACATCTTCGATCGCAACGAAGACGTCGGCATCGCCTACGGGATGGGCCTCACGGCCGAGCGCGTCGCCGAGCAGTGGAAGGTGAGCCGCGAGGACCAGGACGCGTTCTCGGTCGAATCGCACCGGAAGGCGCTCGCCGCGCAGCAGGCGGGCGAGTTCAAGGACGAGATCGCGCCGTACACGATCATCGAGCGCTTCCCGAATCTCGCGACGGGCGCGATCGACACGAACACGCGCGTGATCGCGCTCGACGAAGGTCCGCGTGCGGACACGTCGCTCGAAGGCCTCGCGAAGCTGAAGACGGTGTTCGCGAACAAGGGCTCGGTGACGGCGGGCAACAGCTCGCAGACGTCGGACGGCTCGGGCGCGCTCCTCGTCGTGTCTGAGAAGGTGCTCAAGCAGTTCAACCTGACGCCGCTCGCGCGCTTCGTCAGCTTCGCCGTGCGCGGCGTGCCGCCGGAGATCATGGGCATCGGCCCGAAGGAAGCGATTCCGGCCGCGCTGAAGGCGGCGGGCCTGAAGCAGGACGACATCGACTGGATCGAGCTGAACGAGGCGTTCGCCGCGCAGTCGCTCGCCGTGATCCGCGATCTCGGCCTCGATCCGTCGAAGGTCAACCCGGTCGGCGGCGCGATCGCGCTCGGCCACCCGCTCGGCGCGACGGGCGCGATTCGCGCGGCAACCGTCGTGCACGGGTTGCGCCGTCGCAACCTGAAGTACGGGATGGTGACGATGTGCGTCGGCACCGGCATGGGCGCGGCGGGCATCATCGAGCGCCTCTGA
- a CDS encoding DUF502 domain-containing protein encodes MMKKTTLKSVFLTGLLVLVPLAITLWVLGLIIGTMDQTLLLLPESWQPERLLGFRLPGIGAVLTLAFIFVVGLATQNFIGQKLVTWWNAVVRHIPVVGPIYTSVKQVSDTLLSSSGNAFRKALLIEYPRRGAYTIAFLTGTPGGDVVNHLKEEYVSVYVPTTPNPTSGFFLMVPKSEVVELDMSVDAALKYIVSMGVVAPPAPAAAPARRPVEPPM; translated from the coding sequence ATGATGAAAAAGACGACCCTCAAATCGGTGTTTTTGACCGGACTCCTGGTTCTCGTCCCGCTCGCGATCACGCTGTGGGTGCTCGGGCTCATCATCGGCACGATGGATCAGACGCTGCTCCTGTTGCCCGAATCGTGGCAGCCGGAGCGGCTGCTCGGCTTCCGGCTGCCGGGGATCGGCGCGGTGCTGACGCTCGCGTTCATCTTCGTCGTCGGGCTCGCGACGCAGAATTTCATCGGCCAGAAGCTCGTCACCTGGTGGAATGCGGTCGTGCGGCACATTCCCGTCGTCGGGCCGATCTACACGAGCGTGAAGCAGGTGTCCGACACGCTGCTGTCGAGCAGCGGCAACGCATTCCGCAAGGCGCTCCTCATCGAGTATCCGCGCCGCGGCGCCTATACGATCGCGTTCCTCACCGGCACGCCGGGCGGCGACGTGGTCAATCACCTGAAGGAAGAGTACGTGAGCGTCTACGTGCCGACGACGCCGAATCCGACGTCCGGCTTCTTCCTGATGGTGCCGAAAAGCGAGGTCGTCGAGCTCGACATGTCGGTCGACGCCGCGCTCAAGTACATCGTCTCGATGGGCGTCGTCGCGCCCCCGGCGCCCGCGGCCGCGCCCGCGCGCCGCCCCGTCGAGCCGCCTATGTAA
- the clsB gene encoding cardiolipin synthase ClsB, translated as MSGKTRHRLAQLRQMFLHERGSASRLAFTSGNVVRLCDGGAAFFPALIERIDAARERIALETYIFRDDAVGRAVSAALIRAAARGVHVRVITDGIGTERLPLFGTWPDAGVEHQIYNPYLFGRFGFSRTHRKLAVVDDAHAFCGGINIVDDFEQNGERLPYPRWDFALELQGPVVADIRAAFEVQWHRIAAGHKRFAEFMPHGVDSPAFAARFRRWMRSHRWVKAGALRNVTEPSAAFVARDNVVNRRAIEKAYLAAIGRARQSILLANPYFMPGRKLRRALAGAARRGVDVRILIGRNEFASLDMAVPFLYHALLRSGVRVAEYDRTMLHGKVAVIDDHWATVGSSNLDALSLMLNNEANVVLVRHREETAALRDAIAAAFADGREIDPALYAARPAVERFLNWFAYTAYRGAMKLLTVGGYD; from the coding sequence ATGAGCGGCAAGACTCGCCACCGTCTCGCGCAGTTGCGGCAGATGTTCCTGCACGAGCGCGGCTCCGCGTCGCGGCTCGCGTTCACGTCCGGCAATGTGGTGCGGCTTTGCGACGGCGGCGCGGCGTTCTTCCCCGCGCTGATCGAGCGGATCGATGCCGCGCGCGAGCGCATCGCGCTCGAAACCTACATCTTTCGCGACGACGCGGTGGGCCGCGCGGTCTCAGCCGCGCTGATCCGCGCGGCCGCGCGCGGCGTCCACGTGCGGGTCATCACCGACGGAATCGGCACCGAGCGCCTGCCGCTGTTCGGCACGTGGCCCGACGCGGGGGTCGAGCACCAGATCTACAACCCCTATCTGTTCGGCCGCTTCGGCTTCTCGCGCACGCACCGCAAGCTCGCGGTCGTCGACGACGCGCACGCGTTCTGCGGCGGCATCAACATCGTCGACGACTTCGAGCAGAACGGCGAGCGCCTGCCGTATCCGCGCTGGGATTTCGCGCTCGAGCTGCAAGGGCCTGTCGTCGCCGACATACGCGCGGCGTTCGAGGTGCAGTGGCACCGGATCGCGGCCGGCCACAAGCGCTTTGCGGAGTTCATGCCGCACGGCGTCGACAGCCCGGCGTTCGCCGCGCGCTTTCGCCGCTGGATGCGCAGCCACCGCTGGGTGAAGGCGGGCGCGCTGCGCAACGTGACCGAGCCTAGCGCCGCGTTCGTCGCGCGCGACAACGTCGTGAACCGGCGCGCGATCGAGAAGGCGTATCTCGCCGCGATCGGCCGCGCGCGCCAGTCGATCCTGCTCGCGAATCCGTACTTCATGCCGGGGCGCAAGCTGCGCCGCGCGCTTGCCGGCGCGGCGCGCCGCGGCGTCGACGTGCGGATACTGATCGGGCGCAACGAATTCGCGTCGCTCGATATGGCGGTGCCGTTCCTATATCATGCGTTGCTGCGCTCGGGCGTGCGGGTTGCCGAATACGACCGGACGATGCTGCACGGCAAGGTCGCGGTGATCGACGATCATTGGGCGACCGTCGGCTCGTCGAATCTGGACGCGCTCAGCCTGATGCTGAACAATGAGGCGAACGTCGTGCTCGTGCGGCACCGCGAAGAGACGGCCGCGCTGCGCGACGCGATCGCCGCCGCGTTCGCCGACGGCCGCGAGATCGACCCCGCGCTCTATGCGGCGCGGCCCGCCGTCGAGCGGTTCCTCAACTGGTTCGCGTACACCGCGTACCGGGGCGCGATGAAGCTTCTGACGGTCGGCGGATACGACTAA
- a CDS encoding FmdB family zinc ribbon protein gives MPIYAYRCEACGYAKDVLQKMSDAPLSQCPECGKDAFRKQVTAAGFQLKGSGWYVTDFRGGSGGKSAPAGASAADGDKAGGDKAAAPAAASDGAAASAPAAPAPAAAPASST, from the coding sequence ATGCCGATCTACGCCTATCGTTGCGAAGCGTGCGGTTACGCGAAGGATGTGCTTCAGAAGATGAGCGACGCGCCGCTGTCGCAGTGCCCGGAATGCGGGAAGGACGCGTTTCGCAAGCAGGTCACGGCGGCCGGGTTTCAATTGAAAGGTTCGGGCTGGTACGTGACGGACTTCCGCGGCGGTTCGGGCGGCAAGAGCGCGCCGGCAGGCGCGTCGGCCGCGGACGGCGACAAGGCGGGCGGCGACAAGGCGGCAGCGCCCGCCGCCGCATCGGACGGCGCGGCGGCGAGCGCGCCGGCCGCGCCCGCGCCCGCCGCCGCGCCCGCGAGCAGCACTTGA
- the nudB gene encoding dihydroneopterin triphosphate diphosphatase, translating into MTKPPKIPESVLVVIHTPALDVLVIKRADQPDFWQSVTGSKDALDEPIAQAAAREVAEETGIVVGSPGVPPAALVDWHHAIEYTIYPQYLHRYAPGVTRNTEHWFSLEVPGRVDVTLSPREHTDYLWLPYRDAAARCYSPSNAQAILQLPERLASRAA; encoded by the coding sequence ATGACGAAACCGCCGAAAATCCCCGAATCCGTCCTCGTCGTGATCCATACGCCCGCGCTCGACGTGCTCGTCATCAAGCGCGCCGATCAGCCCGACTTCTGGCAGTCCGTCACGGGGTCGAAGGATGCGCTCGACGAGCCGATCGCCCAGGCCGCCGCGCGCGAAGTCGCCGAGGAGACGGGCATCGTCGTCGGCAGCCCAGGCGTTCCGCCCGCCGCGCTCGTCGACTGGCATCACGCGATCGAATACACGATCTACCCGCAATATCTGCACCGCTACGCGCCCGGCGTCACGCGCAACACCGAGCACTGGTTCAGCCTCGAGGTGCCGGGGCGCGTCGACGTGACGCTGTCGCCGCGCGAGCACACCGACTATCTGTGGCTGCCCTATCGCGACGCGGCCGCGCGCTGCTATTCGCCGTCGAACGCCCAGGCGATCCTGCAGTTGCCCGAGCGCCTCGCGTCGCGCGCCGCATGA